Within the Gopherus flavomarginatus isolate rGopFla2 chromosome 8, rGopFla2.mat.asm, whole genome shotgun sequence genome, the region tccaaacattttttctAGCAATCTAATTGAAAAGAAAACTGTTAATACCCATGACCCAAGAGAGTTGGGGATAAGGGGTAAGGggttggaggggctcagggctggggcagaggattgggacacaggcttacctcaggtggcagcgcagtgggggtgctaaggcaggctttctgcctgtcctggcaccatgctgcaccctggaagtggccaaCAGCAGGTCTGGCTGCTGGGCAGAGGTACGCAAGCGGATCTGTGTGGCCCTTGCCCGCAGGCATtggcgccccccctccccccggtgctCGAGGCGGGAGCAGTGCAGAGCCCCGTGGCCCCACTGTgaaggagctggacctgctgcaggccacttctggggtgcagcgtgGTATCAGAGCAGgaagggactagcctgccttagccgggcagcactgctgatgggacttttaacagccaggtcggctgtgctgaccagagctgccgcgacacagtgccttacattccacaacccagtactgggtcatttCCCACAgtatgaaaaccactgctctaagctaacaggagagagctctcctgtcggtgtagttaatccaccaccACACTGACATaatgctgtctacatggggggttaagttggtataactatgttgctcagggatatgAAAATGTGgattttcatacccctgagcaacatagttatacagatagaagtctgtagtgtagaccagacctgcaTACCTTTGCCTgacctcaagaagagctctgtataagcgcaaaagcttgcctctttcaccaacagaagctggtccaataaacaatattacatcacccaccttgcccctctaatatgctgggaccaacatggcaacAGCAACACTGCAAGTGATAACTAATTGACACATATGAGAATTATTGTGAAGTAAGTGGGTAATAAACCAAATTAGCAGTGGGAACCATCAAGAGAAGTCGGGTTAAAaatacagataaggaaaagatgTGAAAACCATTAGAAATATGCGCAAGATAAAGTGGGTGTTAACATAACACAACAGGCATGAGTGTTCAGAGATGCCATGATAACGAATACATACTGACTCTTGGGTATCTCCACGAAGGATGGTGTAACGCAGGGATtcacaacctttggcatgtggcttgccacggtaagcaccctggcgggctggccccatttgtttacctgccacgtccgaggtttggccgattgtggctcctaCTGGCTGTGGCTCACCgtcccaggacaatgggggctgcgggaagtggcgtgggccgagggatgtgctgacctCCATTTCCTGCCAGTGGGAGcagtgatcagccaaacctgtggacgcggcaggtaaacaaaccagcccggcccaccagggtgcttaccctggcgagccacgtgccaaaggttgccgatccttggTGTAAGTAATGCAAGCACTGGACATCTGACAGTATCTTTCTATTTTTTGCTCTATTGCAGTGTGCGTATTTTagagagctggagcacatgatttatgaggagaggctgagggaactgggatttagtctacagaagagaacagggggatttgatagctgctttcaactacctgaaaggggattccaaagaggatggatgtagactgttcagtggtaccagataacagaacaaggaataatggccTCAaagtgcagtgggggaggtttaggctggatattagaaaaatctttttcactaggagggtggtgaagcactggaatgggttacctagggaggtggtggaatctctttccttagaggtttttaaggtcaggcttgacaaagccctggctgggatgatttagttggggattggccctgctttgagcaggaggctggagtagatgatctcctgagatcccttccaaccctcatagtCTATGATTTTTGCCTGGCTAGCTAATAAAACGAGTATGTAATCAAAGAGTAGTGTGATATCCCTGCTGTGTATTTTGGGATCCTCATTCTGATGACAAGTTCTCTACAGTAGCTGATCTTGGGGCTGACCCCTCCCAGACCACTATATTTTAAATCTGGGGAGATTAACAGATTAAGCTACATACTACCAAGGAAACTGGAGGACTCTCTCATGAGGTCTCCAAattaagactggatgcctttctgtaAGATACACTTTAGTCAAGTTATTGGGCTCTGTAACcaagtgaaatttaatggcctgtgatttacaaggggttagactagatcagggatcggcaacctttggcacgtggctcgccaggggaAAGCACCCTAGCGGCCGCTCCCTCGGCCTGTGCtgtttcccacagcccccattggtctgggatggcgtaccgcggccaatgggagccacaatcagccgaacctgaggatgcggcaggtaaacataTGGGCCCAACCCGCCAGGGgtcttaccctggtgagccgcgtgccaaaggttgccgatccctgcactagatgatctaatggtcccttctagccttaactTCTATGAACTAGGAACATCGTCAAAGCACTATACAACAGTGTTAAAAACCATATTCAAACCACACTGGGTTTctgtttaatacatttcagtttacATCACTTGCTGTATTTGTAGTGTGAAGTGGGTTTTACAGCAGGGATTGAAAATCATACTGTTCCAAGATCTAAGACTGGCCACATTCGGTCCCAGACCAATGCTcaagcactgctgctgctgtgagtGCCCAGTGACTGGTTTAAGGTCTAATATATCTCAGGTCTTGAAGGCAAGAAAGCTGAAATGTGACATGCAAATAATTAAATtcaatttctttttaaactatGTTAATGacaaaaaagtaaaaagttaTGTTTACTGCACTGAGTTTGGTTAATATTATGGAACAAATCCTCAAGGGACTTCAGTTATTTATGTGAAAGTTAACTGAGTAACCAATAAGAGACTAAGTATATTATTCAGAGAGGCAGACAGTTACATCCTTTGAGGGAGAGAGATAATGTAACTACATATACTTGAGCCTGAGAGGCAAGGCCATTGCCTCCTTCACAATACCAGCAGTTCTTCTTTATTCCATATGAATTTGAAATGCAACATTAAAACTACTAATTTAAGTAGGTACTCACTGGGAGTGGGATTTCAAAGCAGTCGAAGGACAAAGGTAATTAGTCAGTTTTACTATTAGTCTCGATTCTAAACGGTGCCGAACAtcctcaattcccactgaaattaatgggagttgtgaCTGCTCAGCATCTGTACTTTAAATTAGCTTTATCAACAATATTGTATTACTTCCCAGTAGTCAACTAGAGTCCTGTTGACACTATTGGTCCACCATTGCTATCACCATgaattttcagatttaaatagctgaaatcatgaaatgtactatttaaaaaatcctattactgtgaaattgacccaaatggaccgtgaatttggtagggccctagacaGTCATTTATtgcactgttttttaaaaaatggtcgtGCAAGAATCAAAGTTGGGAGGTTTTTTGTTTATGAATCAGATCACTTCTGAGAATGGAAATGACTCTTCCAATTCCTTGTTCTGTTTGCAACACGATTACTTTATCTCTGTGGACAACAAAGAATCATGCTAAAACTTTAGCCTTTCACTTCTGGAAATGAAGATTTTATATACTGTCTTAGATGACAAGTCAAAGTATTTGGTACTCTTAACTGTATCCTTAGTGAACATTCATCCAAAAAAAGTTTAATATAGACAGGGCCTTAGATGAAGAGACTTGAACTGCTACATAACCTCCAGATCATCTCTCTCTAAGCCTTCATATCATTAGTTAATGACTGCTTTTTCCTTTGGAGTTCATAATCTTTTACAGTTTCGGCCAATCTCATTACTTCAATGCTCTTCCCTCCAAGGTGGATGTTTCTGAATGTTGTTAAAGTATCTACATCAGTGACTTCCAAATTATCATGCTATTTCAAGATCTTCTAAACATCTTGTTGCTAACTTCTACTACAGTAGCCTCAGCTTGAGACTGATGTGTACTATGAGTTTTTAAACTTGTCAACAGTCTCATAGAACCCAGGCCTAACTTTCCTGATGCTCATACGTATATGTTGACACTCAAGAGGCATACTATCACCAGCTGACGTTGATGAGCTGGCAGTCCACGTAGAATATGGACGCTTTCTTTTCCCCTTAGATGAAAAATCTGGAAcaccttcatcctcctcctcttctacaACATATGATTTATTTACACTCGCACTGTCATCTGACTTCTCATCGGTTTTGTAAGTCTCTTCTTTGACTTCACTTGCTTCTTTTTTTCCTGCAATTTTTCTCAagtgctccaggcactgcagttTTCTTCTTTCCATCATCTTAATTTCTTTCTTGTCCATGAAATCTTTATGGTACATTTTTCTCTCACTTCTTTGGTTTTCAAGAAATTTCCACTCAACGTCTGTCATTTTTATACCACTGTATTGTTCCAGCTCATTTCTTATTACGGTGTCTGTACAAAATATGTCAAAGAGCTGTTCTGCACTCCTGTTGAATGTGTCTGCCTTCTCTGTAAATGACTGATTTTGTCTCTGCTTTCTCGTTTGATAGAGTTTTGTGAATTCTTCATACATTTTGAGAATATTCTTCTTTATATTTTCTGTTGCTATGGTGTGTAAGTTGCAAAACAACCAATGTTCCTGCAGAAGTTCAGCAAGCAATTGGGCTGCATCTTCTTTTGACCGTTGTGCTTGCCCAGCTCTTTTGGGTTGCAACAGATACAACATGTTCTGAATGACATCCTTATTTGTAGGCAGAATTCCTTGGGAAAATTCTGATGACTCTATATAGTCAACGTTTCCGAgagttttctttgctttagaccCCGTATCCAACGATTCCATCACTACTTTCTTATCGTCTTGTAATTTCAACAACCTGAAAGTAAGATGAAACTCAAAATTAGAATTTCTGCAGCAAGAACAAACATCAGAACAGTCTGAGAAAAGGACAAAGTTTACAAGACATTCTAAGATATTACTGAATACACAGATACTGTTGGATATCTGCTCCCTTAGATCAGTCTGTCTAGATGTCCGCACAATGAAACTGTCCTGCTGGTCTGTTTAACTTCTTTAAATAacgttattatttattatttggttAGTTTTGTCACTTTTTTGACTGAATTTCTTAAATATTAGCTTTTCAATATTACAAATGCTCAATCCACTGTGCTTCAACTTTTGAAACACAAAGAAAGAGTGCGTCCACACTAGCCACTCTGAAACAGTCTAAGCTTTACCCTGCATCCACACTGGGGCTGCCTTAAACTGATGCAGGTGTAGTGGATGGGCTGTTATCTCAAAGAAGATCCAACCTCCTTACCTCACTCTTTAAAATGCATCCTGGACACATTATCCCAAAACTACCCATAAAATATCCAATCCCCCTATACAGCTCAAAATACTCACAGGATCAGGTGCGGAGTACTCTAAAGTGACACTGTTGAATCCTTTGCGAAAAATTGTTCATCGTCATCAAAAGACGATGTTGCTCTGTTGGACCTGAACTGCTCTGACAAAGCAGAGCCCTAATGAGGGATGGTTGGCACTTTATTTTGGCCCTGGGGGGCCCaatggagggggtgaggctgctgTCAATGGAATTCAAGCATCTGCATTATTTGGTTCATCAGCTATAAATCATGATTTGGCACCTGTACTAGCAGCTGGTGAGCCACAGTTGGCTCAGTTTGCGACATCTGGTGGCCAGGACAAGGGGTATGacagaagtgggggcagggcatttCAGGGATGAGGATTAATGGGGTGGTTCATGGGCAGAGGGGAACATTTAACAGGAGGCCATTGCTAGGAGGTGGACCCCAAAGGGAAACGTGTCTATGCAGGAAACATTAGCTGAGCATTTGGAGGGAGTAAATCATGAGTGGGGCACCATTTCTGAGGAGGGGACTCTGAGGAAGTAGCAGTTTGAAAGGGGACTCTTAGCTGGCAAACTGAGGTGGTCCACTGGCTGAAGGGCTGTCAGCTCTAAGCGGTCAGTCAGTAATGCACAATTGTGCCATGTACACACTGGATTGATCTCCAATTGACTGAAGTATTATCCCTAAAAATTTCAGAGTGAGCACTAATTGTTACATAACACTGCTTGAAGCACCTTGTGTCCATGTACAAAAGTGCTTTTCATTTGATTAAGAAGGAACAATCTACATTAACCCTGGTACATTTTTCTAAAGGTGACAAAACCTGTGTATgggatagggttgccaattttctactcacacaaaaccaaaaagccttgccccaccccctgccccgcccctcttCCAAGGCTTCACTCCTGCTCACACCATCCCCCCTCCCTTGGTTGCTCACtctccctaccctcactcactggCTCATTTTTACTGGGCTGGGTCAGTGAGTTGGGCTGTGGGCTCCATctgaggatgcaggctctggggtggggccggggatgagggatttggagcGCAGGAGGGGGGTCCAGGCTGGTGAGGGAGGGAGCCACAGGGTTCAgaatatgggagggggctctgggctgaggcagggggttgaggtgtggaagGAgataggggctctgggctgagggtgcaggttccagggtggagccagaaatgaggggttcagggtgtgagagggggcttcgggctggggtgcagtgggggtgtgggctctggctggggatttAGGGTGCAGGTCATAGACTTTAgctgatcatagtggtcccttctgaccttagtctgacctgcacaacgcaggccacagaatctaacccacccactcccacgacaaacccctaacctatgtttgagccactgaagtcctcaaatcatggtttaaagacttcaaagtgcagagaattctccagcaagtgacccatgtcccatgctgcagaggaaagcgaaaaatccccagggcctctgccaatctgccctggaggaaaattccttctcaaccccaaatatggcaatcagttaaaccctgagcacgtgggcaaggctcaccagccagacacccagcaaagaattctctgtagtaactcagatcccaccccatctaacatcccatcacaagccattgagcatatttaccactaatagtcaaagatcaattaattgccaaaattaggctctcccatcataccatcccctccataaacttatcaagcttagtcttgaagccaaataGGTCTTccgcccccactactccccttggaaggctgttccagaacttcactcctctgatggttagaaaccctgtgtctaatttcaagtctaaacttcctgatggccagcttatatccatttgttcttgcgtcaacattggtgcttaacttaaataactcctctccctccctggtatttatccctctgatgtatttataaagaccaatcatatcccccttcagccttcttctgattaggctaaacaagccaagctctctgagtctcctttcataagaaaggttttccattcctcggatcatcctagtagcccttctctgtacctgtttcagtttgaattcatccttcttaaacacaggagaccagaacagcacacagtattccagatgaggtctcactagtgccagatgggagctccaggctgggatcaaaggcaggaaggggatcagggctgggcagggatgcAGGGGGGTCAGGAGTACagggtctgggcagcacttacctcaggcagctcccagaagcaacagcatgttccccctccggctcctatgcagaggtatggccaggcagctctgtgcattgccccatccacaggcaccgccctcgcagctcccattggtcattgTTCCTAGCTGGGAACTGGCGCCTGGGTGAGTGCAGCTTACGGAGCCCATTGGCTACCCCTATGtctaggagccagagagagaacatgccgctgcttctgggagccgcacggAGCTGCGGCAGGCAGGGA harbors:
- the LOC127057039 gene encoding uncharacterized protein LOC127057039; amino-acid sequence: MESLDTGSKAKKTLGNVDYIESSEFSQGILPTNKDVIQNMLYLLQPKRAGQAQRSKEDAAQLLAELLQEHWLFCNLHTIATENIKKNILKMYEEFTKLYQTRKQRQNQSFTEKADTFNRSAEQLFDIFCTDTVIRNELEQYSGIKMTDVEWKFLENQRSERKMYHKDFMDKKEIKMMERRKLQCLEHLRKIAGKKEASEVKEETYKTDEKSDDSASVNKSYVVEEEEDEGVPDFSSKGKRKRPYSTWTASSSTSAGDSMPLECQHIRMSIRKVRPGFYETVDKFKNS